CCTTGCACCAACGCATGGTAGGTCTTGTCCACGCTGCGTTCCTTGAAGGCGCGTTTGAGGGTGGAGTAGCCGCGCTCTGATGCGGCGACGACCATCACCCCGGAGGTCCCCACGTCCAGGCGCTGGACAATCCCCTTGCGCTCCGGGGGGCCCGAGGTGGAGATCCGGAAACCCGCCCCGGCTAGCCCGCCGACTACGGTCGGCCCCTCCCAGCCCACCGTCGGATGCGCCGCCACCCCGACGGGTTTGTTCACCGCGATGACGTCTTCATCCGCATACAGGATGTCCATGCCCTCGATTTGCTCTGCGCGTGGAGTCAGGTCCGGGCGCGGATCCGGCAGCGTCACCTCCAGCAGCGCCCCGTCCATCAGCCGTGCGGATTTGCCCACGGGATGGCCGTCAACAAGAACCGCCCCAGATTCCGCCAAGTCCGCCACTGCGGAACGCGAAATCCCCAAAAGTTTGGCCAGGGCAGCATCCACCCGCATGCCTGCCAGTCCCTCAGGCACCGGCAGCCTCTTACATTCGCCCATGAGCTTCCACCTCCTGGTTCATCGATCTATCGCGGATCCTCCACACTCGCCCGGCGCTCCGGCTGCGCACCCGGCCGCCTTCGCCTGCTGCGTCGCCGACCTGCGATCCTGTGCCGATCCTGCGCGGCTCCAGCGCGCTACTGCTCCGGGTGCTGCGCGGGATGGTCTCCCGGGCGGCTCCCAGGCTGGCCTCCAGGCTGCTCCTCAGCACGGGAGTCAGGACTATCCGTTGCCCGGGCGCGCACCTCTTGGAGCACCATTCCCACCAGAAACGCAATCACGCCCACAGTAATCGCAGCATCTGCGATATTAAACACCGCAAAACGCCCGATGGAGATGAAATCCACCACGTGGCCCAAGAAAAATTGCGGCGGGCGGGTCAGGCGGTCCACCAGGTTTCCGGCCGCTCCCCCGCCGATGAGCGCCAGTCCGGTGGCCGTCCACGGGTCCTTCACCCGGGGCGCATACACCATCACGCCGACCAGAAACGCCAGCTGGAAACAGGTAAAAAGCCAGGTAGATCCCTGCCCCATGGAGAAGGCGGCGCCGGGGTTAAACACCAACAGCAGGCGCGCCCAGTCCCCGACCACGGGCACTGGCACCCCGGGGGTGAGGTGGGCAACCACCGCGTGCTTGGCGGCCTGGTCAATCGCGGCCAGGGCCACGATGAGGGCAAACATGGCGGGCCAGTATCGGCGTGCGGGTTGGTTCACGCTTCCCTATCTTTCCCCATCGCCGACCGGGGTGGGGCAGGCGGCCCGGGAAAGTCCCGGTAGATTGTAGGCGTGAGCGAGTTGCCTACGCCCCCCATGCCCCGTTTTTCCGCCCGCGCTACCGGCCGCAGGTTTGCCGCGTTGACCGTGCCTGGCCGGCGCGGCCACGCCTGGCGCGTCCTTGCCTGCACGGTGGCATGCGTGCCCATCTGCGCGATGGGCGCCTGTTCTGTTCATACTTCGCAGTCGCAGAGCTCGTCGAGCGAGTCTTCTATTGCGGTGGAGCAGGCCGTGGCCATGCAGGTTGATGCCGCGAAGGTGACGGTGTCTCAGCCTGGTGCCCAGCCGCAGTCGGTTCTGGCTTTTTCTGCCCCGACGGGCGACGATGAGCCCGAGCCCCGAACGACCACCGTCACGGTGGGCAGCGGGTTGGACCAGCACGTCGCCGAGGCGGCCGCGGTCAAGGCTACTGCCCCGGATGCGCCGTCCGGCCCCGTGGAGCGGGTCACCCTGCCGCTGTCTACGCAGGTGGTGCAGCCAACTGATGAGGAGCGCGACGCCGCGGCCTCGGACCCGGCGCCGGAGCGTGCGGTAAAGATCCGGGTCGCCGACGGGGCGCCTGCTGCCGGCTTTGCCACCCGCTGGGTGCAGGCCCGCTCGGGGCAGGTTCAATCTGTCACCATGGCTGCACCGGTTGATGCGGCCGATAAGGATCGCTCGACAACAGAAAAGGCGCTGATGACGGTGCTGTCCATGCCGGTGATCTTCCCGGACCAGCCGATCGGGCCCGGGGCGACCTGGACGGTGGAGGCGCGGGTGACCGGGGAGTCGGCTTTGCTCCAGACCACGACCTTCACGCTCGTGGAGGCCCCGCGCGACGGCCAGGTGAAGGTCCAGGTCTCGGTTTCGCAGCGCCCGACCATCGGAGCGTTGGATATCGGTGCCGCGTTGGGCGATGAGAAGGCGGGCAGCCTGGAGGTGTTGTCTTCTTCTACCACCGGCGGCGGGGTGCTCACGGTGGATACGGCCGGCGGGGTTCCGGTCTCCGGTGCGGTGTCCTTTGTCACCCGTGTGGTCTATGGGCATGATGGCTCCCCGACGCGGGTGGTTCAGGATGCCGCAACGTCGCTGGAATACCACTCTTAACACGGGGCGTCAGGGCGCGGCCGCGGCGGGCACACTAGGGTGAAAAAGGTATGGGGCGGCCCGCGCCCCTGTGTGTTTCCCGCTGCCTAGGAAGATCTCTCATGCCTGCGCCCCATCATCTCAAGCTTGATCGGGTTAGCTTTTCTTACCCGGGCAAGCGCGTTCTTACTGACGTCAGCCTCACCGTGCCCGCCGGGGCGGTGGTGGGCTTGATCGGGGAAAACGGTTCCGGCAAGTCCACCTTGCTGGGGCTGATTGCCCGCGAGCATCGCCCGGATGCGGGGACGATCACCCGGCCGCCGGTCACGGGGTTTATCGCCCAGGAGACGGCGCTGCCGCACAGTGCTCCGGCACGGGAGCTTATCGACGCCGCCGTCGCCGAGCTGCGCGCAGTAGAGTCGCGCATCAGCGAGCTGTCCGCACTCATGGCGGCGGGCCAAGACGTCACCGCCGAGTTCGATGCGGCGTTGTCCTTTGCCACTGAGGCTGGGGTGTGGGAGCTGGATGCGCGCATCGCGGAGGTGCTTGCCGGGCTTTCGCTGGCCCACGTGTCGCTGTCTACCCCCTTGGGGCGCATGTCTGGGGGTCAGCGGCGTCGTTTTGCGCTCGCCACCGCGCTGCTGCGCCCGGCGGACGCGTTGGTGCTTGATGAGCCCACCAACCACCTCGATGACGCCGCCGTGGATTTCCTCTGCGAGCAGCTGCGCGACTTTTCCGGCCCCGTGTTGGTGGCCAGCCATGACCGCTATTTCCTGGACACCGTCGCCGATTCCGTGGTGGACTTGGACCCGGCCCTGACCGCGGAGGGCACGGCCACCGCCGAGGGCACCCCGCGCCAGGGCGCGGCGTTTGGGGGAGGTTTTTCGGACTACCTCAAGCAGCGCGCCCGCGCCCGGCAGCTGTGGAAGGAGCGCTTCAACGCCCAGGCCCAGCTGCGCGAGCGGCTGGAGTCGCGCGCCAGCCAGTCCAACGCGGACGTCTTTCACCATGACACCAGTAAGTCCGAGTCGAAGATTTCTACGAAGTTTTATGCGGATCGGGCTGCGAAGACGGTGGGCAACCGGGTGCGCTCCGCGCGGGCGCGCCTTGAGGAATTAGAGCGCGCAGCTCTACCGGCGCCGCCGGAGCCGCTGCGTTTCGCCGGGATTACTCCGCAGTCGGCGCTGGCAGCGCTGGGTGAGCCTGCCGTGCATCTGCGCGGGGTGGGGGTGCGCGGGCGGCTAGCCCCCGTGCATCTGAAGGTCCAGCCCGGCGAGCACGTTCTTATCGTGGGGCCCAACGGGGCCGGAAAGTCCACGCTCTTGGATGTTATTGAGGGACGCCTGGCACCGGATCAGGGCCAGGTGCGGGTGGCTGAGGATGTGCGCGTGGGCCGGTTGAGCCAGGACACAGTCTGGCCGGACCTTTCTTTAAGCGCCCGCCAGGTCGCCGGCAAGGCGGATCTGGTGGCGCTGGGGTTGCTCACGCCAGCGCAGGCAGACATGCCGCTGCGGGAGCTCTCCCTAGGCCAGCGCCAGCGTGTGGCGTTGGGTGCCCTGGTGGCCGCACCCCCTGACGTGCTCATCCTTGATGAGCCCACCAATCACCTTTCTTTGGCCCTCGCCGGGGAGCTCGAAGATGCGCTTGAGGATTTCCCCGGAACGGTGATCATGGCCACGCATGACAGGTGGATTCGCCGCCGCTGGACGCGACGGCGCAATTCGCGCGTGGTTCGCCTCGAACCCCTCTCCCCCGAGGGCCGCTGAGGCGCGCGCGAAGCGAGGTTTTCTTATTGTGCCGGGGCGTCATCCAGCGGCGCCGGGGCCGGGACAACCTCACCGACGGGAGGCAGATCCCCGGCCGGGGCGTTCTCGCCGCCTGCGGGCGGGACCGCAGCGCCGGGGGCACCTTCTGGGGCGCCCGGGGCCGGCTCTTCGGGGCCGCCTGCCGGGGCGGGAGCGGGCGGGACGATACCCGGCACCTCGGCGCACATCTGCGGCAGCTGGTCCGGAACAACCTGGGAGACCAGGGTACACGCCCAGTCCTTGGACAGCTTCCAGCGGTTGTCTTCGAAGACAAAGCGGACGTTATCGGCCTGCTGATCAGGCTGGTCGGGGCGGGTAAAGATGATGGTGGTGAGCACGGAGTTGGGCACCATGTCCGGCAGTACCGGGTCCACCACGTGGAAGTCTGCGCCAGATTCTTGCTTGGAGTGGGCCATGACCTCGAAGAGCTCGGGTGCGGTTTCGCCGCCCTGCACTGTGGCGAGCTTTTCCTCCAGGGGCCGGTTGGGGTCGGAGGCGATGGTCAAAATGTCATTAAGCTCCGCGGCGGCGGGCAGCGCGGCTGCGGCGGCTGCGGAGGTGGGCGCCTTCGAGTCCGCCGAGGAGGTGGCGGTCTCGGAGGAATCCGAGGAGCCATCCCCGGAGCAGGCAACCATGCCCAAGGCGAGGGCGGTGCTTGCAACGGCGGCTGCGGTGAATCTGGTCAGCTTCATGGTTCTCCTCATTTGTTCACCCAGTTCAAAGCGTGGGTTCGTAGCATTCATGACACGCCTAGCGTACCCGGATGATGTTACACGTGTTACTGATGTTGCTCATCCCGGGCTTTCGCCGCCACCTTCAACTCTGCGCATCCGCCGGGTGCTCCGCTGGGGGAACTTCGGCAGCACAATCGGCGTCCCGGGCCGCCAGCCAATCGGCCCAATCCAGGCTGTCGAGCGGGTCCGCCGCCACCAGGAGCGGATCTTTCTCGTCGAAGGTCAGCGTTCGCCCCGGCCCGGTTGATCGCGTTTCAAAGCGCACCGTGACCACGCCATGGCCGGCGCCCTGAATCCAGCCGTGGCCGTAGTCGGGATGCCACACATCCTGGGTAGCCTTCCTCGGCTCGGCGGCGTGCTCTGCGGGCGAGTGGGTGGTGGCTTCTACCACGGTCGGCTCTTCGTCGATGAGCGCACCCGAGACCCCGACCTCATAGTCCGCGTCGGCTGCCGGCGCCGGGCGTACCACGGCGTCGAGCTCTGGGAACAAGACATCCTGCCGGGCGGTCTCCAGTCCGGAAAAGCTCACGCCAACCAGCCGGATAGCGCCCACCTGCGCTGGGTAGCGCACCAGCTGGGCAGCCAGGGCCGACAGGGTGGCGGCATCGTCGGTGGCGTAGGGAAGCGTCGCCGAGCGCGATTCGATGTGAAAGTCTGCCATCCGCAGCTTCACGGAGACGGTGCGCGCCCCGCGGCCGTCGATAGTCAGGCGCCTGTGCGCATCCGCGGCCGCGCGCTCCAGTGCCGCATCCACCTGCGCGCGGGTGGTCAAATCCTGCGGGTAGGTGTGCTCCGCGGAGACCTGCTTGGCCTCCGCGCGGCGCTGCACCGGGCGAT
Above is a genomic segment from Corynebacterium uberis containing:
- a CDS encoding DNA polymerase IV: MQRWVLHVDMDAFFASCEQLTRPTLRGRPVLVAGVSGRGVVAGASYEARRFGARSAMPTHRAMALVGYGAVVVAPRRPVYAAASQRVFEVVQRCAPVVEQLSIDEAFVEPAELLGAGVDEVRQWADELRAQIRKETGLPASVGAGSGKQYAKIGSGEAKPDGTFVLPADRQLEVLHPLPVNKLWGVGPVTHGRLRSAGVETIGDLAALTRREVEVLLGATVGVQLWELARGHDDRPVQRRAEAKQVSAEHTYPQDLTTRAQVDAALERAAADAHRRLTIDGRGARTVSVKLRMADFHIESRSATLPYATDDAATLSALAAQLVRYPAQVGAIRLVGVSFSGLETARQDVLFPELDAVVRPAPAADADYEVGVSGALIDEEPTVVEATTHSPAEHAAEPRKATQDVWHPDYGHGWIQGAGHGVVTVRFETRSTGPGRTLTFDEKDPLLVAADPLDSLDWADWLAARDADCAAEVPPAEHPADAQS
- a CDS encoding ABC-F family ATP-binding cassette domain-containing protein; the encoded protein is MPAPHHLKLDRVSFSYPGKRVLTDVSLTVPAGAVVGLIGENGSGKSTLLGLIAREHRPDAGTITRPPVTGFIAQETALPHSAPARELIDAAVAELRAVESRISELSALMAAGQDVTAEFDAALSFATEAGVWELDARIAEVLAGLSLAHVSLSTPLGRMSGGQRRRFALATALLRPADALVLDEPTNHLDDAAVDFLCEQLRDFSGPVLVASHDRYFLDTVADSVVDLDPALTAEGTATAEGTPRQGAAFGGGFSDYLKQRARARQLWKERFNAQAQLRERLESRASQSNADVFHHDTSKSESKISTKFYADRAAKTVGNRVRSARARLEELERAALPAPPEPLRFAGITPQSALAALGEPAVHLRGVGVRGRLAPVHLKVQPGEHVLIVGPNGAGKSTLLDVIEGRLAPDQGQVRVAEDVRVGRLSQDTVWPDLSLSARQVAGKADLVALGLLTPAQADMPLRELSLGQRQRVALGALVAAPPDVLILDEPTNHLSLALAGELEDALEDFPGTVIMATHDRWIRRRWTRRRNSRVVRLEPLSPEGR
- the lspA gene encoding signal peptidase II, with amino-acid sequence MNQPARRYWPAMFALIVALAAIDQAAKHAVVAHLTPGVPVPVVGDWARLLLVFNPGAAFSMGQGSTWLFTCFQLAFLVGVMVYAPRVKDPWTATGLALIGGGAAGNLVDRLTRPPQFFLGHVVDFISIGRFAVFNIADAAITVGVIAFLVGMVLQEVRARATDSPDSRAEEQPGGQPGSRPGDHPAQHPEQ
- a CDS encoding RluA family pseudouridine synthase, which encodes MGECKRLPVPEGLAGMRVDAALAKLLGISRSAVADLAESGAVLVDGHPVGKSARLMDGALLEVTLPDPRPDLTPRAEQIEGMDILYADEDVIAVNKPVGVAAHPTVGWEGPTVVGGLAGAGFRISTSGPPERKGIVQRLDVGTSGVMVVAASERGYSTLKRAFKERSVDKTYHALVQGHPDPFSGTIDAPIGRHPSAGWRFAVTTGGKPAVTHYQTIEAFREATLLEVHLETGRTHQIRVHMAAIKHPCCGDPMYGADPALSERLGLVRQWLHAVRLGFHHPGDGRWMEITAPYPDDLRHALEMIDQ